A single Acropora palmata chromosome 5, jaAcrPala1.3, whole genome shotgun sequence DNA region contains:
- the LOC141882360 gene encoding sterile alpha motif domain-containing protein 3-like gives MASTTVDDVKSWLIENGFEEYATTFHNNDIDGEALLSLTERATEQLIPLIGHRVKFLRALHLKKDQSSGDGNNGVQTIKKQGDETAALTIMETSCSNLKECERQARKSPAVSPQAQSKNSVTLNAKRPWPSTLFLLSNCRQDVTRALSSGEKLCKKQQMSFIRSLYDHFSLYTLYPTRDQLTAVAHLVIQTYPALKDQSVGTGYDSWFVQLYEKFRNERKHLVDDPEAILHKKIKTDTPDGRVMSSKLSRGAIKWEPPYPEGEDEPSMPKHKEALEREWRRRNRDKKRIEQGMLLTFPERASTTSCIMLIIAEFERILGVGTSVLGTFEANFHQVTDSILHVAKMKKGKTSAEIKKYLPLLNNEYDDDGDDIEPTAGEKAEVAMAVLPLLLQGSLVESALALLAGYYVFMFNYPAGLTNFFLFLQKCILHIQDGKKVPASVISLVNSFHEHQYVSAMLRFTISLRQLKAI, from the exons ATGGCTTCGACGACTGTCGACGACGTGAAATCTTGGCTCATTGAAAATGGCTTTGAAGAGTACGCTACCACATTCCACA ATAATGACATTGATGGTGAGGCCCTTCTATCATTGACTGAGAGAGCTACAGAGCAGCTTATCCCTTTAATTGGCCACAGGGTGAAATTTCTGAGGGCCCTTCACCTTAAGAAAGACCAAAGCAGTGGTGACGGCAACAATGGGGTTCAAACAATCAAAAAGCAAGGGGATGAGACAGCGGCACTCACTATCATGGAAACTTCATGTTCAAACTTAAAGGAATGTGAAAGGCAAGCAAG GAAGAGTCCTGCAGTGAGCCCACAAGCCCAGTCTAAGAACAGTGTGACTCTTAATGCAAAAAGACCTTGGCCATCCAccctgtttttactttctaacTGTAGACAGGATGTAACAAGGGCCTTAAGCAGTGGGGAGAAATTATGCAAGAAGCAACAAATGTCATTTATTAGAAGTCTTTATGATCACTTCTCGCTTTATACTTT ATATCCCACAAGAGATCAACTGACAGCAGTTGCCCATCTAGTTATTCAGACATACCCTGCCCTTAAAGATCAGTCAGTTGGGACAGGATAT GATTCCTGGTTTGTTCAACTGTATGAAAAGTTTAGGAATGAACGGAAGCATCTTGTGGATGATCCAGAGGCGAtattgcacaagaaaataaaaacagacaCACCAGATGGACGAGTGATGTCGTCAAAATTGAGTCGTGGAGCCATTAAATGGGAGCCACCCTACCCAGAGGGTGAAGATGAACCTTCAATGCCGAAGCACAAAGAGGCATTAGAAAGAGAGTGGCGTAGAAGAAATCgagacaaaaaaagaattgaacaGGGAATGCTCCTCACATTCCCAGAGAGA GCCAGTACTACATCTTGCATAATG CTGATAATAGCAGAGTTTGAAAGAATTTTGGGAGTGGGAACCAGTGTTCTTGGCACATTTGAGGCAAACTTCCACCAAGTTACGGACTCAATTCTTCACGTtgccaaaatgaaaaagggGAAAACCTCTgcagaaataaagaaataccTTCCCCTGTTGAATAATgaatatgatgatgatggagATGACATAGAACCCACTGCTG gtGAAAAAGCAGAAGTAGCAATGGCAGTATTGCCATTGCTGTTGCAGG GATCACTGGTCGAGTCAGCCCTTGCATTACTTGCAGGATATTATGTTTTTATGTTCAATTATCCTGCTGGActgacaaatttttttctgtttctgcAAAAATGCATTTTGCATATTCAAGATGGGAAAAAAGTGCCAGCCTCTgtgatttcattggttaattCTTTTCATGAACATCAATATGTCTCAGCTATGTTGCGCTTCACGATCAGTTTGAGGCAACTTAAGGCAATTTAG